From a single Cytophagales bacterium WSM2-2 genomic region:
- the argK gene encoding ATPase/protein kinase: MRKTTPSINEYASQISRGDLVTLGRAITLAESKKPTDQKFAASLLEKISPRTGKSLRIGITGAPGVGKSTFIEAFGKYITSLGKKVAVLAIDPSSAKTRGSILGDRTRMEELSRDPMAFIRPTSSGNSQGGVADKTRETILLCEAAGFEVIIVETVGVGQSETAVRNMVDFFLLLQLAGAGDELQGIKKGIMEMADAIVITKADGENEKKARQAQTEFQHALHLFQPAESGWTPKVITTSAVQKKGIEEVWRMIASFQSQTMSSSFFHQNREQQKLVWFHESIQALLRDRIFQSKKTSAKIEALEKKISSGKVIPSTAAIEIVKTYFK, encoded by the coding sequence TTGAGAAAAACAACCCCATCGATAAACGAATACGCTTCACAAATTAGCCGCGGAGACCTGGTGACCTTGGGTAGAGCAATTACCTTGGCGGAGAGCAAGAAACCAACGGACCAAAAATTTGCCGCATCGCTATTGGAGAAAATATCTCCACGCACTGGCAAGTCATTGCGAATTGGAATCACTGGAGCACCAGGCGTAGGAAAAAGCACATTCATAGAAGCGTTTGGGAAATACATTACTTCGCTTGGCAAAAAAGTGGCCGTCCTTGCCATTGACCCGAGCAGTGCAAAAACCAGAGGAAGCATTCTGGGCGATCGTACAAGGATGGAAGAATTGTCCAGGGACCCAATGGCATTTATTCGGCCAACTTCCAGTGGAAATTCCCAGGGCGGAGTAGCCGATAAAACGCGTGAGACCATTTTGCTTTGCGAAGCAGCAGGATTTGAAGTGATCATTGTTGAAACCGTTGGCGTTGGGCAATCTGAAACAGCTGTCCGGAACATGGTTGATTTCTTCCTGTTGTTACAATTGGCTGGAGCAGGTGATGAACTTCAAGGTATCAAAAAAGGAATAATGGAAATGGCGGATGCCATTGTGATCACCAAAGCGGATGGTGAGAACGAGAAGAAGGCCAGGCAGGCCCAAACGGAATTTCAACATGCTTTGCATTTATTTCAACCTGCTGAATCGGGATGGACACCGAAAGTAATCACCACTTCAGCCGTTCAGAAAAAAGGTATTGAAGAGGTTTGGAGGATGATAGCGTCGTTCCAATCTCAGACCATGTCAAGCTCGTTCTTTCACCAAAATCGCGAGCAGCAAAAACTCGTCTGGTTTCATGAGAGCATTCAGGCATTGCTTCGTGATAGAATATTTCAGTCGAAAAAAACTTCTGCAAAAATCGAAGCTCTCGAAAAAAAAATCAGCAGTGGAAAAGTAATCCCTTCCACTGCTGCAATTGAAATCGTGAAAACTTATTTCAAGTAG